A genomic segment from Nodularia sphaerocarpa UHCC 0038 encodes:
- a CDS encoding DEAD/DEAH box helicase family protein, whose product MAKVQVDYSGYIKVKDDENPRELYSHQNEAVKALNEINKQPFEGLLVLPTGGGKTLTAVHWLLRDFINKNKKVLWVAHRHELLDQAFETIKFSAYSSSLTSVSGFRYRIISGHPKHDRPVNIEKTDDIIIASKDSLNSGLEHLLKNWVGHLDEVLLIVDEAHHSTAKTYRKLINGIKDDLNKRGHEKGFKMLGLTATPFRTDESEKGLLKLVFPDDIIFSEHLRTLITRGILAEPIFENLETKLGINKKLTARDIQNIENFDRLPKNIREQIAQSSIRNSQILNHYIKNREKYKPLLIFAIDVSHAITLNSLFQAKGINSDYIVSSVKDANTGITISSKENSEKIKKFRNGEIEVLINVEMLTEGTDLPNVQTVFLTRPTASKILMTQMIGRALRGQKAGGTEKAYVVSFIDQWEDKINWVNPEKLHFEEDAEFIEKDIPSNNRTARLISIEMIEEFARIMDDSIDTTDLEKIIFIKRIPLGIYRFSILEASEEYETKPINYDVLLYNDTEEAYDNFIHDLKILFQGIHLQDREILTEAELEDLLETAKNRYFPDHETLLVYRDEDVKNILRFYAQNDKPPEFLPFSERRKCDLSVVAKHIYDNSLGGKAKTDYINLLWNDEKSFWQVLFSYNKMYFLKQLAIELLKLEEPDIYGDVAVLSISNVISDTISIEKLSLYEIKARDIVEYRKIKNAVFAKHTNTKGFITCAVSGVKSQMRRDFQIDHIKPMSQGGLSTIDNLQVLTIKAHIEKTRRENTKR is encoded by the coding sequence ATGGCAAAGGTTCAAGTTGATTACTCAGGATATATTAAAGTAAAAGATGACGAAAATCCCAGAGAGCTATATTCTCACCAGAATGAAGCAGTCAAAGCACTGAATGAAATTAATAAACAACCCTTTGAAGGTTTGCTAGTTCTTCCCACAGGTGGAGGCAAAACTTTGACAGCAGTTCATTGGTTATTACGTGATTTTATTAACAAAAACAAAAAGGTTCTTTGGGTTGCTCATCGTCATGAACTACTTGACCAAGCATTTGAGACAATTAAATTTAGTGCCTATTCATCATCATTAACTAGCGTCTCCGGATTTAGATATCGCATTATCTCCGGTCATCCTAAACATGATCGCCCTGTAAATATTGAAAAAACTGATGATATAATCATTGCCAGTAAAGATAGTCTAAACAGTGGGCTAGAACACTTATTGAAAAACTGGGTTGGTCACTTAGATGAAGTTCTCTTGATTGTAGATGAAGCGCATCATTCTACAGCTAAGACATATCGTAAGCTAATTAATGGTATTAAGGATGATCTAAATAAGCGAGGGCATGAAAAAGGGTTTAAAATGTTGGGACTAACAGCCACTCCTTTCCGAACAGATGAGAGTGAGAAGGGTTTACTAAAGTTAGTTTTTCCTGATGATATCATTTTTTCAGAACATCTGAGAACTTTAATTACAAGAGGGATTCTTGCTGAACCCATTTTTGAAAATCTAGAAACAAAACTAGGTATTAATAAAAAACTGACAGCAAGGGATATTCAAAATATCGAAAACTTTGATCGACTACCAAAGAATATTAGGGAACAGATTGCTCAATCTAGTATTCGTAATAGTCAAATTCTTAATCACTATATTAAGAATAGAGAAAAATATAAACCTCTTTTGATATTTGCCATTGACGTGAGTCACGCAATTACACTCAACAGCCTTTTTCAAGCTAAAGGAATTAATTCAGATTATATTGTATCTTCAGTAAAAGATGCAAATACAGGGATTACAATTTCATCAAAAGAGAATTCAGAAAAAATCAAAAAGTTTAGAAATGGTGAAATTGAAGTATTGATCAATGTGGAAATGTTGACAGAAGGAACAGATTTACCTAACGTACAAACTGTTTTTCTCACTAGACCTACTGCATCTAAAATACTGATGACGCAAATGATAGGAAGGGCGTTGCGTGGTCAAAAAGCAGGGGGTACGGAAAAAGCCTATGTAGTTAGCTTTATTGATCAATGGGAGGATAAAATTAACTGGGTTAATCCAGAAAAACTTCATTTTGAAGAAGATGCAGAATTTATTGAAAAAGACATTCCATCAAATAATAGAACGGCTCGGCTGATATCAATTGAGATGATTGAAGAATTTGCTCGAATCATGGATGATTCAATTGATACTACTGATTTAGAAAAGATAATATTCATCAAAAGAATTCCTCTAGGAATTTATCGTTTTTCTATTCTCGAAGCATCTGAAGAGTATGAAACTAAGCCTATAAATTATGATGTATTGTTATATAACGATACAGAAGAGGCATACGATAACTTTATCCATGATTTGAAAATTTTATTTCAAGGTATTCATTTACAAGATAGGGAAATTTTGACCGAAGCAGAACTAGAAGACCTTTTAGAAACTGCAAAAAATCGTTATTTTCCTGACCATGAAACTTTGCTGGTTTATCGAGATGAAGATGTGAAAAATATTTTACGTTTCTATGCCCAAAACGACAAACCACCTGAATTTCTACCGTTCAGCGAGAGAAGAAAGTGTGATTTATCTGTTGTTGCAAAACATATATATGATAATTCATTAGGAGGTAAAGCCAAGACTGACTATATCAACTTACTTTGGAATGATGAAAAATCTTTTTGGCAAGTGCTATTCAGTTACAACAAGATGTATTTTCTAAAGCAATTAGCTATTGAACTTCTTAAACTTGAAGAGCCAGACATATATGGTGATGTAGCTGTATTATCAATATCAAATGTCATTTCAGACACCATATCCATAGAGAAATTATCTCTATACGAAATCAAAGCGCGAGATATTGTTGAATACAGAAAAATTAAAAATGCTGTATTTGCCAAGCACACAAATACCAAAGGATTTATAACTTGTGCAGTTAGTGGAGTTAAGAGTCAAATGCGGAGGGATTTTCAAATTGATCATATTAAACCGATGTCTCAGGGTGGTTTAAGTACGATTGATAATCTGCAAGTTCTGACAATAAAAGCTCACATAGAGAAGACTCGTAGAGAGAACACAAAACGATAG
- a CDS encoding universal stress protein encodes MNKPIVWVHGDSLSPYNPALQEYPQAPAIWVWDEALIAESQLSLKRITFIYECLLELPVTIRRGNVGQEVLAFAQEHNADLVVTAASPSPRFNHICDEIEKSLRLEVWETEPFFEYDGYIDLKRFSRYWKVAEKHVFDERCK; translated from the coding sequence ATGAATAAACCAATCGTTTGGGTACATGGAGACTCCCTGAGTCCCTACAACCCCGCATTACAAGAATACCCCCAAGCCCCAGCCATTTGGGTATGGGACGAAGCCTTAATTGCAGAATCGCAACTCAGCCTCAAACGCATCACATTTATCTACGAATGCTTATTAGAACTACCCGTAACCATTCGCCGTGGTAATGTAGGTCAAGAAGTTTTAGCCTTTGCCCAAGAACATAACGCTGATTTAGTAGTCACAGCAGCTAGTCCCAGTCCCAGATTTAATCATATTTGCGACGAAATTGAAAAATCTTTACGTCTGGAAGTTTGGGAAACAGAACCATTCTTTGAATACGATGGCTATATTGATTTAAAACGATTCTCTCGTTATTGGAAAGTCGCAGAAAAACACGTTTTTGATGAAAGATGTAAGTAA
- a CDS encoding cation:proton antiporter: protein MEASFEITLQIVSVVVAGITAQVLAAYFRLPSIVLLLLLGILLGSDGLGVLHPHVLGSGLEVIVALATAIILFEGGLNLDVQELGRVSVSLQLLVTLGTLITLIGGSMAAHWLGEFPWNIAFLYGSIIVVTGPTVISPLLKQINVDRQVATILEGEGVLIDPVGAILAFVVLDTIMNGDADPINAIIGLAMRLGIGAAIGGAGGYLMSLIFKRANFLSSELKNLVVLAILWGLFTLAQTIRSESGVMTTVIAGAVFANSSVPEERLLRSFKGQLTILSVSVLFILLAADLSIASVFALGWGSVFTVLVLMFVVRPINILCCTWNSNLNWRQKLFLSWVAPRGIVSASVASLFAISLTQRGINGGDAIKALVFLTIIMTVVCQGLTAGTIAKWLRITSKDATGVLIVGCNPLSLLIARFFQERGESVVMIDTDPQRCEKAAAQDIRVISSSALDVSVLEEAGLASMGTFLAMTNNGEVNFVLAERAAEEFSPPRVLAVFPRQPQANSSNNHKVSQAFATELVIKTWNEYLNDGRVKLGTTTLNDSEFSKQLERIQEKIKSGDFIPLLVEREDRLQVMPASQEWLVGDRIIYLLHDPRPNLLKRLSGGSQSTRLSLETLPEVEELPLEKLSQLFSGDAPKN, encoded by the coding sequence ATGGAAGCATCTTTTGAAATAACCCTACAGATAGTGAGCGTCGTTGTTGCAGGCATTACCGCCCAGGTGTTGGCTGCATACTTCCGCTTACCTAGTATTGTCTTGTTATTGCTGCTAGGCATTCTCCTTGGCTCCGATGGGCTGGGCGTGCTGCATCCTCATGTCCTGGGTTCTGGACTAGAAGTGATTGTAGCCCTAGCAACGGCAATAATTTTATTTGAAGGCGGACTTAACCTGGATGTACAGGAGTTGGGCAGAGTTTCAGTCAGCTTACAATTGCTCGTCACCTTGGGAACACTGATCACCTTAATTGGTGGTAGTATGGCAGCCCACTGGCTGGGCGAATTTCCTTGGAATATAGCTTTTCTCTACGGCTCCATCATTGTCGTCACAGGGCCAACTGTAATCAGTCCCCTGCTTAAACAAATCAACGTAGATCGTCAAGTAGCAACGATCTTAGAAGGAGAGGGAGTCTTAATTGACCCTGTAGGCGCTATTCTGGCCTTCGTTGTCCTAGACACCATTATGAATGGTGATGCTGACCCGATCAATGCCATCATCGGTTTAGCGATGCGTCTGGGAATTGGTGCGGCTATTGGTGGCGCTGGCGGCTACTTGATGAGCTTGATTTTTAAACGCGCCAATTTTCTCTCATCTGAGTTAAAAAATCTGGTGGTACTGGCGATTCTTTGGGGTCTTTTTACTCTGGCGCAGACGATTCGCAGTGAATCGGGAGTTATGACTACAGTGATTGCTGGTGCGGTATTTGCTAACTCCTCAGTACCAGAAGAGCGATTATTGCGAAGCTTTAAAGGTCAGCTGACAATTCTCAGCGTCTCGGTCTTATTCATTCTCCTCGCGGCTGACCTTTCCATTGCGAGTGTGTTTGCTTTGGGTTGGGGCAGTGTTTTTACTGTTTTGGTACTCATGTTCGTGGTTCGTCCCATTAATATTCTCTGCTGTACTTGGAACAGTAATTTGAATTGGCGACAGAAACTATTTTTAAGCTGGGTAGCTCCGAGAGGAATTGTCTCGGCTTCGGTAGCTTCTTTGTTTGCGATTTCGTTGACACAGCGCGGTATTAATGGTGGTGATGCCATTAAAGCTCTCGTATTCTTGACAATTATCATGACGGTGGTTTGTCAAGGGTTGACGGCTGGAACGATTGCTAAATGGTTACGCATCACTTCTAAGGATGCTACTGGGGTGCTGATTGTGGGTTGCAATCCCTTGAGTTTGTTAATTGCCCGTTTCTTTCAAGAACGGGGAGAATCGGTAGTGATGATTGATACAGACCCGCAACGTTGTGAAAAAGCCGCCGCTCAAGATATTCGCGTGATTTCTAGCAGTGCGCTGGATGTTTCTGTTTTGGAAGAAGCTGGACTTGCTTCTATGGGAACTTTCTTGGCGATGACTAATAACGGTGAGGTGAATTTTGTCTTGGCTGAACGGGCGGCTGAAGAATTTAGTCCGCCGCGTGTTTTGGCAGTTTTTCCCCGCCAACCCCAAGCTAATTCCAGTAATAATCACAAGGTTAGCCAAGCTTTTGCGACAGAGTTAGTGATTAAGACTTGGAATGAGTATCTTAATGATGGCAGAGTCAAGCTAGGGACAACTACACTCAATGATTCTGAATTTAGCAAACAACTTGAGCGCATTCAAGAAAAGATTAAGTCTGGAGATTTTATTCCCTTGTTGGTAGAGCGAGAAGACCGTTTACAGGTAATGCCAGCAAGTCAAGAGTGGTTAGTAGGCGATCGCATTATATATTTATTGCATGACCCCAGACCCAACTTGTTAAAGCGTTTATCCGGTGGTAGCCAATCAACTCGCCTATCTCTGGAAACTTTACCGGAGGTGGAAGAACTACCCTTGGAGAAATTATCTCAACTTTTTAGCGGTGATGCTCCTAAGAATTAA
- a CDS encoding esterase/lipase family protein, giving the protein MPLPTIILPGYLENAIAYRQLEQSLLQLGVPTVTVPLRRRDWLPTIGRPVTPIVQQLDSTVKQMLYKHNAPQVNLIGHSAGGWVSRIYLGDQPYLGRGKVTSSCWKAHPLVASLITLGTPHISQERWTRANLDFVTHNYPGAFYKTVRYVCVAGKTIFGQRKPGGWLAYNSYQQTCGQGNTWGDGITPIAAAHLEGAENLVIPGVQHSPRSPGIWYGSPEPLKSWVEYLG; this is encoded by the coding sequence ATGCCATTACCTACAATTATTCTGCCTGGATATTTAGAAAATGCGATCGCCTACCGTCAATTAGAGCAATCCTTATTGCAGTTAGGTGTACCCACGGTAACAGTACCACTGCGGCGGCGTGACTGGTTACCTACCATTGGCAGACCTGTAACACCCATTGTCCAGCAACTTGATTCCACAGTCAAACAGATGTTGTACAAACATAACGCCCCTCAAGTCAATTTAATTGGACACTCCGCCGGAGGTTGGGTTTCCCGCATTTATCTAGGAGACCAGCCTTATTTAGGAAGAGGTAAAGTCACATCCTCCTGCTGGAAAGCGCACCCTTTGGTTGCTAGTTTGATCACCCTCGGTACACCCCATATTAGCCAAGAACGTTGGACACGGGCGAATTTAGATTTTGTCACTCATAACTACCCCGGCGCTTTTTACAAAACTGTTCGTTACGTTTGTGTAGCCGGTAAAACTATCTTTGGTCAAAGGAAACCTGGCGGCTGGTTAGCTTACAACAGTTATCAACAAACCTGTGGTCAAGGTAACACCTGGGGAGATGGTATCACCCCCATTGCCGCAGCGCATCTAGAAGGGGCAGAAAATCTGGTAATTCCCGGTGTCCAACATTCTCCTCGCAGCCCTGGAATTTGGTACGGCTCACCAGAACCTTTAAAATCTTGGGTGGAATATTTAGGTTAA
- a CDS encoding Rieske 2Fe-2S domain-containing protein produces MSSEFNFFQQWYPLSPVEDIDPARPTAVTLLGIRLVIWKPKSSETYQVFLDQCPHRLAPLSEGRVDEKSGNLMCSYHGWQFDSQGICTHIPQAEKPEIVTKNQQNFCVISLPVRQANDLLWVWPDANSAEAAANTPLPLSPQVDADKGYVWSSYVRDLEYDWETLVENVADPSHVPFTHHGVQGKREYATPIPMEVVESTSKLIEVMTTGRFKTTITFEPPCRLEYAINLGDSGEKKVGLVTYCIPVSPGKSRIVAQFPRNFAKKLHRLTPRWWSHINIRNLVLDGDMIVLHQQEKFLQQRQAVESWKTIYKLPTSADRLVIEFRNWFDKHCFGQLPWREVGITVPPSPQINDNRSVLLDRYSQHTQHCSSCRNALKVIQRLQVALLIYSISIIAGVALLPDALRIKLGLPLVITAALSMAAYSWLKFRLVPKFYFVDYIHPEKL; encoded by the coding sequence ATGTCATCTGAATTTAACTTTTTCCAACAATGGTATCCTCTCTCACCTGTAGAAGATATTGACCCCGCACGACCAACTGCTGTTACTCTTTTGGGAATTCGTTTAGTTATCTGGAAACCTAAATCGTCGGAGACTTACCAGGTATTTTTAGACCAATGTCCCCACCGTCTCGCTCCTTTGAGTGAAGGACGTGTTGACGAGAAAAGTGGTAATTTAATGTGTAGTTATCATGGTTGGCAATTTGATTCTCAAGGGATTTGTACTCACATTCCCCAAGCAGAGAAGCCAGAAATTGTTACTAAAAATCAACAAAATTTCTGTGTAATTTCACTACCAGTTCGCCAAGCTAATGATTTACTTTGGGTTTGGCCTGATGCTAATTCAGCAGAAGCAGCAGCCAATACGCCGTTACCACTTTCTCCTCAAGTAGATGCTGATAAGGGATATGTTTGGTCTTCTTATGTGCGTGATTTGGAATATGATTGGGAAACTTTAGTGGAAAATGTGGCAGATCCCAGTCATGTACCTTTTACCCATCACGGGGTACAGGGTAAGAGAGAATATGCTACACCCATACCTATGGAGGTTGTGGAATCAACTTCTAAGTTAATTGAAGTAATGACTACTGGACGCTTCAAAACTACAATTACTTTTGAACCTCCTTGTCGGTTAGAGTATGCTATCAACCTTGGTGATTCTGGAGAGAAGAAAGTTGGACTTGTGACTTACTGCATTCCTGTGTCTCCTGGTAAGTCCAGAATTGTCGCCCAATTTCCCCGCAACTTTGCTAAAAAACTGCATAGGTTGACACCCCGGTGGTGGAGTCATATCAATATCCGTAATCTGGTGCTGGATGGAGATATGATTGTTTTACATCAGCAAGAAAAGTTTTTACAACAAAGACAAGCAGTTGAAAGCTGGAAAACTATCTACAAGTTACCTACAAGTGCAGACCGTTTGGTAATTGAGTTTCGTAATTGGTTTGATAAGCATTGTTTTGGTCAGCTACCGTGGAGAGAGGTGGGAATTACTGTTCCACCCAGCCCGCAAATTAATGATAATCGTTCTGTGTTGCTGGATCGCTATTCACAACATACTCAGCATTGTAGTAGTTGTCGCAATGCGTTGAAGGTTATACAGCGCTTACAGGTGGCACTTTTAATATACAGCATAAGTATTATTGCTGGTGTGGCTTTACTTCCTGATGCACTCAGAATTAAGTTGGGTTTACCTTTGGTAATTACGGCTGCTTTAAGTATGGCTGCTTACTCTTGGCTGAAATTCCGGCTGGTTCCTAAGTTTTACTTTGTAGACTATATCCATCCTGAAAAACTATAG
- a CDS encoding FAD-binding domain-containing protein, which translates to MRRDFTNRDELIAYLREQFPNAVERDDHISETVGGRKAAEKALQKVNPVDYAKTRNSLTGAVTRLSPYIRYGVLSLREVRDNVLEKVQHSDDATKLINELGWRDYWQRLYEKLGDRIWENQEEYKTGYTPKDYAEKLPADITAGTTGMVCIDNFSHELRKTGYLHNHIRMWLAAYIVHWRRIRWQAGAKWFLEHLLDGDPASNNMSWQWVASTFSHKPYFFNRENLERYTKGVYCRQCPLYGHCDFEGSYEELEQRLFPQGEFTKKPNSQSWQKGKKGKK; encoded by the coding sequence ATGCGACGTGATTTTACTAACCGAGATGAATTGATAGCTTACCTGCGGGAACAATTCCCCAATGCGGTAGAACGTGATGATCATATTAGTGAAACTGTGGGGGGACGTAAAGCGGCGGAGAAAGCCCTGCAAAAAGTTAATCCTGTGGATTACGCAAAAACACGTAATTCTTTAACTGGCGCTGTCACGAGACTTTCGCCCTATATTCGTTATGGGGTTTTAAGCTTGCGGGAAGTTCGGGATAATGTGCTGGAAAAAGTACAGCACTCGGATGATGCTACTAAATTGATTAATGAGTTGGGCTGGCGTGACTATTGGCAGAGATTATATGAGAAACTAGGCGATCGCATCTGGGAAAATCAAGAAGAATACAAAACTGGGTACACCCCAAAAGATTACGCTGAAAAACTACCAGCAGATATCACCGCCGGGACTACAGGAATGGTTTGTATTGATAACTTCAGCCATGAATTACGCAAAACTGGCTACTTACACAACCATATCCGGATGTGGCTAGCCGCTTACATTGTCCATTGGCGGCGGATTCGTTGGCAAGCCGGAGCTAAATGGTTTCTAGAACACCTGCTAGATGGCGACCCTGCAAGTAATAATATGTCATGGCAGTGGGTAGCCAGCACTTTTAGTCATAAACCTTATTTTTTCAATCGTGAGAACCTAGAACGCTATACCAAAGGAGTTTATTGTCGCCAATGTCCCCTTTACGGCCATTGTGATTTTGAAGGTAGTTACGAAGAATTAGAACAACGACTATTTCCCCAAGGTGAATTTACCAAGAAACCCAATAGTCAAAGTTGGCAAAAAGGCAAAAAAGGTAAAAAATGA
- the bcp gene encoding thioredoxin-dependent thiol peroxidase: MSNIPQTGQPAPIFPTPDQNNQPVSLSDFSGQWVVLYFYPKDDTPGCTTEAKDFTDLSPDLSALGAKILGVSPDAQKAHCKFIDKHNLSITLLSDPEHHLIEAYGAWRLKKFMGKEYMGVARSTFLISPDGIIAYTWPNVKTKGHAQAVLNKLQELSRETSINLK; encoded by the coding sequence ATGAGTAACATTCCCCAAACTGGACAACCTGCGCCAATTTTCCCCACACCAGACCAAAATAATCAGCCCGTCAGCCTCAGTGATTTTAGCGGACAGTGGGTTGTATTATACTTTTACCCCAAAGATGACACTCCAGGCTGTACCACCGAAGCCAAAGACTTTACAGACTTGTCTCCAGACTTGAGCGCCTTGGGAGCAAAAATATTAGGAGTCAGTCCAGATGCACAAAAAGCCCATTGTAAATTTATTGATAAACATAACTTATCCATCACCCTCTTAAGTGACCCTGAACATCATCTTATAGAAGCTTATGGTGCATGGCGCTTGAAAAAATTTATGGGGAAAGAATATATGGGTGTAGCCCGGTCAACATTTCTCATCTCACCTGATGGGATAATTGCTTACACTTGGCCGAATGTCAAAACCAAAGGTCATGCACAAGCAGTATTAAACAAATTACAGGAATTAAGTAGAGAGACATCGATAAATTTAAAATAA
- a CDS encoding TldD/PmbA family protein: MLTTLTDTQNILSDLISRYSPRVDYLVIRLEQSEVTDILLRGDQVETLSEGISIGGHIRACYKGGWGFSSFNQLATIKERIEEAIAAARMVGDEKTILAPIDPVQAICELPLTGSDPRKIPVGQKKELCDRYTDLLKSLDHRITTTSVRYGDSAQKVIIATSEGTLIEQSWVDMEMGFTATARNGETVQTGKETTGSRKAYEDLTALDQQVTSAAQRAIAALTIPTVKGNSYTVVIDPILTGLFVHEAFGHLSEADMAYENPDLLEVMTIGRRFGTEELQIFDGAAPEGHRGSYLYDDEGTPSTTTQLIQDGILVGRLHSRETAGKLQEAPTGNARCLNYHFNPIVRMTNTWIQRGKTPVADLFTDIKSGVYARNWLGGMTNGEMFTFSAGEAWMIRNGEIAEPVRDVTLSGNVFQTLADIEAIGDDFYWDESGGCDKSGQNGLPVGCGGPSLRIRDVVVGGET; this comes from the coding sequence ATGCTAACCACCCTCACCGACACCCAAAACATCCTCTCCGACCTCATCAGCCGCTACTCACCCCGTGTAGATTACCTAGTCATCCGCCTCGAACAATCCGAAGTAACAGATATTTTATTACGTGGCGACCAAGTAGAAACCCTGAGTGAAGGCATTTCCATTGGTGGACATATTCGAGCTTGTTATAAAGGTGGCTGGGGATTCAGTAGTTTTAACCAACTGGCGACGATTAAAGAACGGATTGAAGAAGCGATCGCCGCAGCTAGAATGGTAGGAGATGAAAAAACTATCCTCGCCCCCATTGACCCGGTACAAGCAATATGTGAACTACCCCTCACAGGTAGTGATCCCCGAAAAATTCCAGTTGGGCAGAAAAAAGAACTGTGCGATCGCTATACTGACTTATTAAAAAGCCTTGATCACCGCATTACCACAACCTCAGTCCGCTACGGTGACAGCGCCCAAAAAGTGATTATTGCTACCTCAGAAGGAACCTTAATCGAACAATCTTGGGTAGATATGGAAATGGGTTTTACCGCCACCGCCAGAAACGGCGAAACTGTGCAAACGGGAAAGGAAACTACAGGTTCTCGCAAAGCTTACGAAGATTTAACTGCTTTGGATCAACAAGTCACAAGTGCAGCCCAAAGAGCGATCGCAGCCTTAACTATACCAACAGTCAAAGGCAATAGCTACACAGTAGTAATTGACCCCATTCTCACCGGTTTATTTGTCCACGAAGCCTTTGGACACCTTTCCGAAGCTGATATGGCTTACGAAAACCCAGACTTATTGGAAGTCATGACCATTGGAAGGCGGTTCGGCACAGAAGAACTACAAATTTTTGATGGTGCTGCCCCAGAAGGTCATCGCGGTAGCTATTTGTACGATGATGAAGGCACACCCAGTACTACTACGCAACTAATTCAAGATGGAATTTTAGTGGGACGTTTACATTCCCGTGAAACCGCAGGCAAATTACAAGAAGCCCCTACTGGAAATGCCCGTTGTCTGAATTATCACTTTAACCCCATTGTGCGGATGACAAACACCTGGATTCAACGAGGTAAAACACCAGTTGCCGACTTATTCACCGATATAAAATCAGGAGTATATGCCCGTAACTGGCTAGGTGGTATGACCAACGGGGAAATGTTCACCTTTAGTGCTGGGGAAGCATGGATGATTAGAAACGGTGAAATAGCCGAACCTGTAAGAGATGTCACACTTTCAGGTAATGTTTTCCAAACCCTGGCGGACATTGAAGCCATTGGCGATGACTTTTATTGGGATGAGTCTGGTGGTTGCGATAAAAGTGGACAGAACGGCTTACCTGTTGGTTGCGGTGGTCCCAGTCTCAGGATTCGGGATGTGGTAGTTGGTGGGGAAACCTGA
- a CDS encoding cytochrome b N-terminal domain-containing protein: MESTQFDRILRRLATILAVAMLSLCLIYISTGILISFYYEPTAGGAYQSLKTINTEIPYGWLFRRAYDLAGNAVIVVALVQIVVMFLGRQFSKSWLTAWISGIFLTLSVIGLDWTAMLLDWTQEGYWRFSIELGTIEAIPFIGGQLRDILTGGGAISTVTVAHLYTIHSYILAVAAIILAVVHLSALIWQEQQMYQLKAFNS; the protein is encoded by the coding sequence ATGGAAAGTACCCAGTTCGATAGAATTTTGCGGCGACTGGCGACGATTTTAGCCGTAGCAATGCTGAGTTTGTGCTTGATTTACATCAGCACCGGAATTTTGATTTCTTTTTACTACGAACCCACCGCAGGGGGAGCATATCAATCTCTGAAAACGATTAATACAGAAATACCCTACGGGTGGTTGTTCCGCAGAGCCTATGATTTGGCTGGGAATGCAGTCATCGTGGTCGCGTTGGTGCAAATTGTCGTAATGTTTTTAGGGCGGCAATTTAGCAAAAGTTGGCTGACGGCTTGGATTAGTGGGATTTTCTTAACTTTAAGCGTCATTGGTCTAGATTGGACGGCGATGCTTTTAGACTGGACTCAAGAAGGCTACTGGCGTTTTAGCATTGAGCTAGGAACCATCGAAGCAATTCCTTTTATAGGTGGGCAACTACGAGACATTCTCACAGGTGGTGGAGCCATTAGCACAGTCACTGTTGCACACCTTTATACCATCCACAGTTATATTTTGGCGGTTGCTGCCATCATATTGGCTGTGGTGCATTTATCTGCCCTAATTTGGCAAGAACAGCAAATGTATCAACTAAAAGCATTTAATTCTTAG